In Procambarus clarkii isolate CNS0578487 chromosome 36, FALCON_Pclarkii_2.0, whole genome shotgun sequence, one DNA window encodes the following:
- the LOC123756231 gene encoding seminal vesicle major clotting proteins-like encodes MGTIEQRILVDMDLKPAIYCRNFDLAGTFDVAGAFDVAGTFDVAGAFHVAETFDAAGTFDVAGTFDNTGTFDVAGTFDVAGTFDVAGAFDVAGTFDVTGTFDVAGTFDVAGTLDVAGTFDVAGTFDVAGTFDVAGAFHVAETFDVAGKFDVAGTFDVAGTFDVAGTFDVAGTFDVAGTFDVAGTFDVAGTFDVAGTFDVAGTIDVAGTFDVAGTFDVAGALDVERVYCIVENNDPVYTLKRLGADGSFFVTFLNVYN; translated from the exons atgggtaccatagagcagaggatcttagttgacatggacttaaaacctgccatatactgcag AAACTTTGATCTTGCTGGAACATTTGATGTTGCTGGAGCATTTGATGTTGCTGGAACATTTGATGTTGCTGGAGCATTTCATGTTGCTGAGACATTTGATGCTGCTGGAACATTTGATGTTGCTGGAACATTTGATAATACTGGAACATTTGATGTTGCTGGAACATTTGATGTTGCTGGAACATTTGATGTTGCTGGAGCATTTGATGTTGCTGGAACATTTGATGTTACTGGAACATTTGATGTTGCTGGAACATTTGATGTTGCTGGAACATTAGATGTTGCTGGGACATTTGATGTTGCTGGGACATTTGATGTTGCTGGAACATTTGATGTTGCTGGAGCATTTCATGTTGCTGAGACATTTGATGTTGCTGGAAAATTTGATGTTGCTGGGACATTTGATGTTGCTGGGACATTTGATGTTGCTGGAACATTTGATGTTGCTGGAACATTTGATGTTGCTGGAACATTTGATGTTGCTGGAACATTTGATGTTGCTGGAACATTTGATGTTGCTGGGACATTTGATGTTGCTGGGACAATTGATGTTGCTGGAACATTTGATGTTGCTGGAACATTTGATGTTGCTGGAGCATTAGATGTTGAGAGAGTATATTGTATTGTTGAGAACAATGACCCTGTGTACACGCTTAAGCGTCTTGGGGCTGATGGAAGTTTTTTTGTGACATTTTTAAATGTCTACAATTAA
- the LOC138371688 gene encoding eukaryotic translation initiation factor 3 subunit A-like, protein MNHQDQRRITKTYEESPGPTENYQDQRRSIKTKGESPGQTENYQDQRRITRTNGELPGPTDNYQDQRIITRTNGESPGPTKNYQDQRRITRTNEELPGPTKNHQDQRRITRTNEESPGPTENYQDQRRITRTNEESPGPTENYQDQRRIARTNGELPGPTEKHQDQRRITRTNGEASRPTKIHQDQRKFTWTNGESPGPTKNHQNQQRIPRTNKESPGPTENYQDKQRITRTNGESPGPSETPQDQRGITRINGESPVSTENHQDQQRITSTNRESPVSTENHQDQWRITSINGEYQGPTENHQDKRGITRIHTVQNITSIFAASDKCNPLTMNILQCIFGK, encoded by the coding sequence ATGAATCACCAAGACCAACGAAGAATCACCAAGACCTACGAAGAATCACCAGGACCAACGGAGAATTACCAGGACCAACGGAGAAGCATCAAGACGAAAGGAGAATCACCAGGACAAACGGAGAATTACCAGGACCAACGGAGAATTACCAGGACCAACGGAGAATTACCAGGACCAACGGATAATTACCAGGACCAACGGATAATTACCAGGACCAACGGAGAATCACCAGGACCAACGAAGAATTACCAGGACCAACGAAGAATTACCAGGACGAACGAAGAATTACCAGGACCAACGAAGAATCACCAGGACCAACGGAGAATTACCAGGACCAACGAAGAATCACCAGGACCAACGGAGAATTACCAGGACCAACGGAGAATCACCAGGACCAACGAAGAATCACCAGGACCAACGGAGAATTACCAGGACCAACGGAGAATTGCCAGGACCAACGGAGAATTACCAGGACCAACGGAGAAGCATCAAGACCAACGGAGAATCACCAGGACCAACGGAGAAGCATCAAGACCAACGAAGATTCACCAGGACCAACGAAAATTCACCTGGACCAACGGAGAATCACCAGGACCAACAAAGAATCACCAGAACCAACAGAGAATCCCCAGGACCAACAAAGAATCACCAGGACCAACAGAGAATTACCAGGACAAACAGAGAATCACCAGGACCAACGGAGAATCACCAGGACCATCAGAGACTCCCCAGGACCAACGGGGAATCACCAGGATAAACGGGGAATCACCAGTATCAACGGAGAATCACCAGGACCAACAGAGAATCACCAGTACCAACAGAGAATCCCCAGTATCAACAGAGAATCACCAGGACCAATGGAGAATCACCAGTATCAACGGAGAATACCAAGGACCAACAGAGAATCACCAGGATAAACGGGGAATCACCAGAATCCACACAGTGCAAAATATAACCTCTATATTTGCTGCGTCAGATAAGTGTAATCCGCTCACCATGAACATTCTACAGTGCATATTTGGGAAATAG